Proteins encoded within one genomic window of Actinoplanes octamycinicus:
- a CDS encoding VOC family protein produces the protein MASRLNPYLSFDGNAREAMEAYQRIFGGELRITTFGEFGAPDESIKDKVMHAMLETPQGYTLMASDTPPGMPFTPGTTSTVSISGDAGDNLREFWDKLAEGATINVPLEKQMWGDEFGQLTDRFGVPWMVNVTAG, from the coding sequence ATGGCGTCACGCCTCAACCCGTACCTGTCCTTCGACGGCAATGCCCGCGAAGCGATGGAGGCCTATCAGCGGATCTTCGGCGGCGAGCTGCGGATCACCACGTTCGGCGAGTTCGGCGCCCCGGACGAGTCGATCAAGGACAAGGTCATGCACGCGATGCTGGAGACGCCGCAGGGCTACACCCTGATGGCCTCCGACACCCCGCCCGGGATGCCGTTCACCCCCGGCACCACCAGCACGGTCAGCATCTCCGGCGACGCCGGCGACAATCTGCGCGAGTTCTGGGACAAGCTCGCCGAGGGCGCGACGATCAACGTCCCCCTGGAGAAGCAGATGTGGGGCGACGAGTTCGGCCAGCTGACCGACCGCTTCGGGGTCCCGTGGATGGTCAATGTGACGGCTGGGTGA